In the genome of Bradyrhizobium arachidis, one region contains:
- a CDS encoding potassium transporter Kup has translation MAASITSTEAQEGPVKTGFWALTLGSIGVVFGDIGTSPLYAFHEAVRGAAGGEPVSRVIVLGVLSLILWALFIVVTAKYVLLLLRADNNGEGGTLSLMALGQRALGRRSWFLLALGVVGASMFIGDSMITPAISVLSAVDGLKLATPAFEHYVVPLTVLILALLFAVQSKGTALVASAFGPVMVIWFTCLAVMGAVHIADDPTVLAAINPYYALQFLLLHGTIGLVTLGAVFLAVTGGEALYADLGHFGRKPIQSAWMFFVLPSLLINYFGQGALVLSDPSAIEHSFYRMVPESLVLPLVGLATAATVIASQAVITGAYSLVYQAVQLGLLPRFEVRYTSETHAGQIYLPRVNRLLLIGVMLLVLLFHTPSNLASAYGIAVSTTMVADGIMGFVVIWKLWNWRAATAAVVILPFVMVDMTFFSANLLKLLEGAWVPLLFGAAMAGTIWTWRKGSGILIQKTRRIEVPLDDLIRSLEKRPPHIVKGTAVFLTSDPAFVPTALLHNLKHNKVLHEHNVILTIETAHTPRVDLSERFRMEKISDKFSKVRLRFGFMEQPNVPKALAIARKQGWQFDIMSTSFFVSRRSLKASAQSGMPLWQDHLFIALSRSANDATDYFQIPTGRVVEVGTQVTI, from the coding sequence ATGGCGGCGAGCATTACATCGACCGAGGCCCAGGAAGGGCCGGTCAAAACAGGCTTTTGGGCGCTCACGCTCGGGAGCATTGGCGTCGTCTTCGGCGATATCGGCACGTCGCCGCTCTACGCATTCCACGAGGCGGTACGGGGCGCCGCCGGTGGCGAGCCGGTCTCGCGGGTCATCGTGCTTGGCGTGCTCTCGCTGATCCTGTGGGCGCTGTTCATCGTCGTCACCGCCAAATACGTCCTGCTGCTCTTGCGCGCCGACAATAACGGGGAGGGCGGCACGCTCTCGCTGATGGCGCTCGGCCAGCGCGCGCTCGGACGTCGGAGCTGGTTCCTGCTAGCGCTGGGCGTGGTCGGCGCCTCCATGTTCATCGGCGATTCCATGATCACGCCGGCGATCTCGGTGCTGTCGGCGGTCGACGGACTGAAGCTCGCAACGCCTGCGTTCGAGCACTATGTCGTGCCGCTCACGGTCCTGATCCTGGCGCTGCTGTTCGCGGTGCAGAGCAAGGGCACCGCGCTGGTGGCCTCGGCGTTCGGGCCGGTGATGGTGATCTGGTTCACCTGCCTTGCGGTGATGGGCGCCGTCCACATCGCCGACGATCCGACGGTGCTGGCGGCGATCAATCCCTACTACGCGCTGCAATTCCTGTTGTTGCACGGCACGATTGGTCTCGTGACGCTCGGCGCCGTGTTCCTGGCGGTCACCGGCGGCGAGGCGCTCTACGCCGATCTCGGCCATTTTGGCCGCAAGCCGATACAGTCGGCCTGGATGTTCTTTGTGCTGCCCTCGCTGTTGATCAACTATTTCGGACAAGGCGCCCTGGTGCTGTCTGATCCCAGCGCGATCGAACATTCCTTCTATCGCATGGTGCCCGAGAGCCTCGTGCTGCCGCTGGTTGGCCTTGCGACCGCGGCCACCGTGATCGCGAGCCAGGCGGTGATCACCGGCGCCTATTCGCTGGTCTATCAGGCGGTGCAGCTCGGCCTCCTGCCGCGCTTCGAGGTGCGCTACACCTCCGAGACCCATGCCGGTCAGATCTATCTGCCGCGGGTGAACCGGCTGCTGCTGATCGGCGTGATGCTGCTGGTCCTGCTGTTCCACACGCCCAGCAATCTGGCTTCGGCCTATGGCATCGCAGTCTCCACCACCATGGTGGCCGACGGCATCATGGGCTTCGTCGTGATCTGGAAGCTGTGGAATTGGCGCGCCGCGACCGCCGCGGTCGTGATCCTGCCCTTCGTCATGGTCGACATGACCTTCTTCAGCGCCAATCTGCTCAAGCTGCTCGAAGGCGCCTGGGTGCCGCTGCTGTTCGGTGCGGCCATGGCGGGCACGATCTGGACATGGCGGAAGGGCTCGGGAATCCTGATCCAGAAGACGCGCCGGATCGAGGTGCCGCTGGACGACCTGATCCGGAGCCTGGAGAAGAGGCCGCCGCACATCGTCAAGGGCACCGCGGTGTTCCTCACCAGCGATCCCGCCTTCGTGCCGACCGCGCTGCTGCACAATCTCAAGCACAACAAGGTGCTGCACGAGCACAACGTGATCCTGACCATCGAGACCGCGCATACGCCGCGGGTCGATCTCTCCGAACGGTTCCGGATGGAGAAGATCAGCGACAAGTTCTCGAAGGTCCGCCTGCGCTTCGGCTTCATGGAGCAGCCGAACGTGCCCAAGGCGCTTGCGATCGCACGCAAGCAGGGCTGGCAGTTCGACATCATGTCGACGTCGTTCTTCGTGTCGCGGAGGTCGCTGAAGGCGTCGGCCCAGTCGGGCATGCCGCTGTGGCAGGACCATCTGTTCATCGCCCTGAGCCGGTCCGCCAACGACGCCACCGACTATTTCCAGATTCCCACCGGGCGGGTGGTTGAAGTCGGAACCCAAGTGACTATTTGA